In Ovis aries strain OAR_USU_Benz2616 breed Rambouillet chromosome 8, ARS-UI_Ramb_v3.0, whole genome shotgun sequence, a single window of DNA contains:
- the LOC101107359 gene encoding cytochrome c: MGDVEKGKKIFVQKCAQCHTVEKGGKHKTGPNLHGLFGRKTGQAPGFSYTDANKNKGITWGEETLMEYLENPKKYIPGTKMIFAGIKKKGEGGLDSLSQKATNE, from the coding sequence ATGGGTGATGTTGAGAAAGGCAAGAAGATTTTTGTTCAGAAGTGTGCCCAGTGCCATACTGTGGAAAAGGGAGGGAAGCACAAGACTGGGCCAAACCTCCATGGTCTGTTTGGACGAAAGACAGGTCAGGCTCCTGGATTCTCTTACACAGATGCCAACAAAAACAAAGGTATCACCTGGGGAGAGGAGACGCTGATGGagtacttggagaatcccaagaagtaCATCCCTGGAACCAAGATGATCTTTGCTGGCATTaagaagaagggagagggaggactTGATAGCTTATCTCAAAAAGCTAC